GGACAAACTGTCTTCCCCATCAGCTCCACCGCTGCTACCGTCATTATCCTGTAAATCCACCCAAACCCCGATGAAGAATAATGTCACGGAACAACACCACGGAGGTCAGCGACTACACCTGCGTGCGCTTTTACGTGTCCACGGTTTCTTTCTCCGTGCTGCTTTTCTTCAACCTCATCATCAACTGGACCATCTTGCGCGAGGAGCGGCTCCGGCGTCACGCCCGCTTCGTGCTCATTTTCCACCTGCTGGTGTCCGCGCTGGTTCACCTGGGCATGAGCAGCGTGTTCTACTACCAGATCCACCTGGACACGCGGCCGTCCCGCTCTGCGTGCATGGCAATGATTACCATTTTGATCAGCAGCGCGTCCAACATCCTCCTGACGCTCACCGCGATGGCTCTGGACCGCTTCTGCGCCGTGTGCCACCCGATGCGCTACAGCTCTGTGTGCAATAAGGGCCACTGGCCCTGGCTCCTTGGAGTGTTTACCTGGATGGTGGCGCTGGTGATCCCCCTcagtttgctttttaaagacAGTGATGCGCTCGATCAGGGCGAGTGCGGCCGGGAGCAACTGAAGAAAGGCGAACTACAGAAGGTGCTCTTTATAGGGCTGTGCACGCTCATCATTCTCTACAGCTACGTGAGGATACTGGTGGAGGGACGGCGGCTCGGGGTCCTCAATCGGAGAAATCGGGCAGGATGCAGGACGATCGCCCTTCACGGTTCCCAGCTGGCTGTCTACCTCCTCCCCAACTTTGTGAACTTTGTGCTTTCAATTCTCTACAAGCGGGAATTTATCCAGCGGGAGACCAAGGAGCTGTCGGCCGTTGTCGTTTTTGCTTTCTTCAGTCTGGCGCAGTGTGTTGCGCCAGTTGTTTACGGTTTGCGTAAAGAGGAACTTCTGGAGCAGTTGAGTCGCAGGTTCCCCTGCTGTTCCCGATATCTGAAGAGTGTCCTCGGCTGGACTGTGCGTGCTAACTGGTCTCATGTGCCCTACAGAACGAGGTATGTCCCGGCTCATCCATTCATTCAGTGTATTTACAACCCGACTGATTGAAGGGGAAAAGAACAGCAAAAAAAACGGCTTCTAAAAaagttctaaaaataaataaataataataataaccccTAATTTAATTTAAGTGTTTTGATAAAAGTGATAGAAAGAAATGTCCTTTAGGACAGACATAGAATAATGTTCAATAATGTGTGTTGCTTTCAAGTGACCCTCTCCACTAAGTGGACAGGTGCATGGATCCACTCATTCAGTTCAGGGTCGTTATCCCAGCTGCCGCAGGTCTAGATGCAGGGTTCACAGAGAGACATACCAACCGTGCACCCCCACATTCACACTACTGCACGATAAGCTAACATGGTAGGAATACCCAGAGAGAGCCCACGCAGCCAccgagagaacatgcaaactccacacggAACCTCCTGAACGCAGAACCGCCTGCAAAACCTCCACAATAGTCCAACAAAGTCATTAGACTGTTAGTCTAATGTCTAACTCTTGTGATCACTGCAGCATTCCCTGGGTCACAGTGCACCACTGAACTTTCAAACGTGCCTTCATCTTTTAAGGTCAATGCTCTACAGTCCTGCTTTAATATCCTGATCATTGAGACAGGCAGTGTGATCTTCTGACATTCACCTTGCAACAAGTTGCCCCTCTGTTTTCCTTTATGCAGTGATAAGGGTCACCACAAAATTACCAAAGCTGTGCTCAGTATTTTTCAAAGTCACCTTCATCTAAAGCAGGACCACAGATGTTAGATATTAATTGCTTAAAGATGTTGTGCAACAAGCAGTTGCATGACTCATGTTACTTCACCCTCCCTCTTTCTTAACCATTTACCCACAGTGGGTGACTCGAGCCTATTGCTGCTGTCGCCGGCCCATCACAGGGTTGACATGGACGTTCTCGCCTGTAGGGCTAAATTAGAACCAACAGGTAACCTAACGTGcacgtctttggactgtggatgGAACCCGGAACACTCAGAAACCACATAGGCCACTGGGACAACATGCAAAGTGCACACACAAAGCCATTCTGGAGGCTCAAACCCTGAACCTTGTTGCCGTGAGGCATCACCACACGAGTTCCTCCATTGGTTTAGGCTGATCTTTTCCCTTTTATTAGTCACATGCCTTCATATAACAGCTATCTAATCCGCTAATCAGACTGTGATCTAGATATAATATTTATAGTAGTAAAGGCACACTGACAAAGGGGTAAACATTACTATTGCAGTCACACAGTTCATCTTCACTGACCTCACAGCTCCCGTCTCAGTGTGAAAAAATGGCGCTTGGACGGCTTTGAGCTCTTTTGAAGATGTAAAATGATGACGTGaaaaaacttaaagaagtccagtctcCTTTTTTTCACGCTCTTAGGGCTGCCATGACCAGATTGACAGAGAACCTACACACTCTATTGTTAGTTGTCACATTCATAAATACACTTATCCAACATGTCAATGTGTGAAAAACACCTTTAGGCAACCTCACAAGCTCTTTTCGGAAATCAGTTTACCAATCGATTAATGTAGAAATCCTTAACATGGAGTAACTAAGTGGAAAGGGGAAAAACATAAAGACAAAAACTTGTTGTTGTCAGACTTTATGTGACAATAGTTTGATTAAGAAAGTAGATGTCCAGCAGCCAGGGGGGACAAAAAGAATCTATTTGGTTAAATACTCACAAGACAATCTCGTCACAGCTCATCCCAAAATATACTTTACATGGTTTTTGCCTAGTAGTCAATAAATAGGACGCTGACTGTAAAATCCAGTAAACCGAGACAGGATTTCACTGAGTTTGTTTATGGCAGGAGCGTGTG
The sequence above is a segment of the Oreochromis aureus strain Israel breed Guangdong linkage group 3, ZZ_aureus, whole genome shotgun sequence genome. Coding sequences within it:
- the zgc:194312 gene encoding odorant receptor 131-2, which codes for MSRNNTTEVSDYTCVRFYVSTVSFSVLLFFNLIINWTILREERLRRHARFVLIFHLLVSALVHLGMSSVFYYQIHLDTRPSRSACMAMITILISSASNILLTLTAMALDRFCAVCHPMRYSSVCNKGHWPWLLGVFTWMVALVIPLSLLFKDSDALDQGECGREQLKKGELQKVLFIGLCTLIILYSYVRILVEGRRLGVLNRRNRAGCRTIALHGSQLAVYLLPNFVNFVLSILYKREFIQRETKELSAVVVFAFFSLAQCVAPVVYGLRKEELLEQLSRRFPCCSRYLKSVLGWTVRANWSHVPYRTRERTMTAQTIISLEVSQVPEVPQEETQSVAVRSFSHDQSSCQGNAEDA